GTCAGACGGCCGGCCGGTGAGGGGTTCGGAGGTGCTCAGGCCGCGCAGTCGCGGCAGATGAGCATCCCGTCCTTCTCCTTCGCCAGCTGGCTGCGGTGGTGCACCAGGAAGCACTGCGAGCAGGTGAACTCGTCAGCCTGCCGCGGCAGTACCCGGACCGCCAGCTCCTCGTTGGACAGATCTGCTCCCGGCAGCTCCATGGACTCGTTCAGGTCGGACTCGTCGACGTCGACGATGCCCGACGTCTTGTCCATGCGCCGGTTCTTCAGTTCCTCCAGCGAGTCCTCGGACAGATCGTCGTCGGTCTTGCGTGGCGCGTCGTAGTCGGTTGCCATGATCTATTCCCCCTCACTGGGCGCGTCGTGATGTCGGTGGCCGGGCCGGTATGGACACCGTGCCCCTCCGTAACGCACGACGGCCCGCGGTTGTGCCCGCTCCGAGCGGGAGATTCTGCCTGATGCGGTACCCCGTTGGCACGGCACCCCATGCTGTGGGAGTTCGTGTCGTCCTCTGGACCGACCGATCACACCGTTCTCCGGGACGAGGGATGTCACCATTCCAGGCGAGAAGCTGTCAACGGATCGTCCCGCACCGAGAGGAAGCCCATGCTCGAGCTCGACCGGCTGTCCCGCCGCTACGGCGAGGTCGTGGCTCTCGACGACCTCTCGTTCACGGTCCGACCTGGGCAGATGTACGGTTTCGTCGGCACCAACGGTGCTGGCAAGACCACCGCCATGCGCATCGTGCTGGGCGTCCTCGAACCCGACAGCGGCCAGGTCCGGTGGAACGGCACCCCCCTCGACCAGGACATCAGGCGTGAGTTCGGTTACATGCCCGAAGAGCGCGGACTGTACCCCAAGATGCAGGTCCACGAGCATCTCGTGTACCTCGCGCGGCTGCACGGTGTGGCAGGCATCACAGCCGACAAGGCCGCATCCGACCTGCTCGAGGCGCTCGCTCTGAGCGAACGTGCGTCAGATCGCGTCGAATCGCTCTCACTCGGCAACCAGCAGCGGGTCCAGCTGGCCGCCGCGCTGGTGCACGATCCCGCCGTCATGGTCCTCGACGAGCCGTTCAGCGGCCTCGACCCGATGGGCGTCGACTCGATGGCCGCGGTGCTGCGCGCCCGCGTCGACGCCGGCGCCGCCGTGGTGTTCTCCAGCCACCAGCTCGAGCTGGTCGAGCGGCTGTGCGACGCCGTCGGCATCATCCGGGCCGGCCGCCTGGTCGCCGACGGCACCGTCGACGACCTGCGTGGCACGGCCGCGAACCGGTTCCGGCTGTCCGTCGGCGCCGCGCCCGGCTGGGTGGCCGCGCTGGCCGCCGCGGTGCCCGGGCTGAGCGTCGTCGAGGACGGCGAGCGGACCGCGGTCGTCGAGCTGCCGCCGTCGGGCGACGACCAGCGCCTGCTCGACGCCGCCCGCGCCCTCGGCCCGGTCCATCAGTTCACGCCGGTCCGGCCCACCCTGGCCGACCTGTTTCGCACCGTCGTCGCCGAGCCGGCCCAGTCGCCGTCCGGTCCCGAGAAGGTCGAGGCCGCCTGATGTCGCGCCCCCTGTCGTTCCGCGAGGCCGCCACGCTCGTCGCCCGCCGCGAGTTCGGGCAGCGCATCCGGGAGCGTTCGTTCTTCATCTCGCTGCTCATCACGCTCGGCATCCTCGCGGTGGTCGTGCTGCTCCCCCGGTTCACCGACTTCGGCTCCGGCAGCTTCGACGTCGCGCTGGTCGGCGAGCCGTCCGGTCTGCAGGAGGCGGTGTCGCACCAGGCCTCCGTCGCGGACGTCGAGGTGAGCTTCCAGTCGGTGGCCGACGCCGCCGAGGCCGAGCAGGCCGTCCGCGACGGCGACCTCGACGCCTACGTCGACGGCGACTCCATCGTCGTCGACCAGTCCCTCGACGACACGCTGCGCGCCGTCCTCCAGAACGCGTACAGCCAGGTCGAGGGCGCGCGGGCGCTGGAATCGGCCGG
This Jiangella alba DNA region includes the following protein-coding sequences:
- a CDS encoding DUF4193 domain-containing protein, whose amino-acid sequence is MATDYDAPRKTDDDLSEDSLEELKNRRMDKTSGIVDVDESDLNESMELPGADLSNEELAVRVLPRQADEFTCSQCFLVHHRSQLAKEKDGMLICRDCAA
- a CDS encoding ABC transporter ATP-binding protein: MLELDRLSRRYGEVVALDDLSFTVRPGQMYGFVGTNGAGKTTAMRIVLGVLEPDSGQVRWNGTPLDQDIRREFGYMPEERGLYPKMQVHEHLVYLARLHGVAGITADKAASDLLEALALSERASDRVESLSLGNQQRVQLAAALVHDPAVMVLDEPFSGLDPMGVDSMAAVLRARVDAGAAVVFSSHQLELVERLCDAVGIIRAGRLVADGTVDDLRGTAANRFRLSVGAAPGWVAALAAAVPGLSVVEDGERTAVVELPPSGDDQRLLDAARALGPVHQFTPVRPTLADLFRTVVAEPAQSPSGPEKVEAA